Genomic segment of Rhodocaloribacter litoris:
AAGCGAGGAATCACCCTGTCCGTTCGCGCAGGGCCGACTCCAGCGTCGTCGCCGCGTCCGTCTTCTCGTCGCGGTACTTGACGATGACGGGCGTGTAGAGGGCCAGGCCGTAGGTGGCGGCGAACGTGCCGGCGGCGGGCCGGCTACCGGGGACGACCACCGCGCCGGCCGGCACTTCGAGCACGCCATGCCTCGCCGTGTGGATGCGCTCGCGCACCAGGTCGTAGATCCGCGTCGAGCGCGTCAGCGTCACGCCCGGAGCCAGCACCGCCCGCTCCCGGACCAGACAGCCCTCGTACAGGCCACACCCGCCGCCGATGAACACGTCGTCCTCGACGATCACCGGCAGGGCGCCGACGGGCTCGAGCACCCCGCCGATCTGGACGGCCGCCGACAGGTGCACGCGCCGGCCGATCTGGGCACAGCTTCCCACCAGCGCGTGCGAGTCGATCATCGTCCCCGCATCCACGTACGCCCCGACGTTGACGTACATCGGCGGCATGCACACGACGCCGGGCGCCACGTAGGCCCCGGTACGGATGGCCGACCCGCCGGGCACCACCCGCACCCCGTCCTCGGGCCGCAGCGACTTCGGCGGGTACGTATGCTTGTCGAAGAACGCAAAGGGGCCGGTCGAAAAGTCCTCCAGCCGTCCGAGCCGAAAGCCGAGCAGGATGGCTTCCTTGACCCAGGCGTGCACGTGCCAGCGGCCGTCTTCGTCGCGGGTGGCGGCGCGGATCGTGCCGTCGTTCAGCCCGGCCAGCACCTCGGAAAAGACCGCCTCCGCCTCGGTCGCCTCGAAAGCGTCACGCAGGCGCGCCACCCGCACGGGCAGCGTCTCCGTCGTCGTGTCCGTCGTCATATCCGGTTCATGGTTCAGGTTGATCACACGTTCGCCTCACGATACGTCATCCGCCTCTTTTTTCTCCAGGACGGCATAACGGGAAAAGGCCCCGATCTTCCCGCGTGCAAGGCGCCCTCTCCAGACCGCTCATGCGACGGCGTGGACGAACGGCGCGAACGCCTCGAGCACGCGGCGGCGGGTCGGCTCGGCGGCGGGGAGGAGCGGCAGGCGGAGTTCAGGTGCGATCAGCCCCATCTCGGCGAGGACGGCCTTGATGGGAATCGGGTTCGTCTCGAAGAAGCAGGCCCGCATGGCCGGCAGCAGCGCGAAGTGCCGCCGCCGTGCCGCCGCCAGATCGCCGGCGAGGGCGGCCCGGACGAGCTCCCCGAAGGGCCCCGGCAGGGCGTTGGCGATCACCGAGACGACCCCGTCGGCGCCGAGGGCGGCCAGCGGCAGCGCCATCTCGTCGTCCCCGGCGTAGACGGCCAGCGAGGCCGGGCGATGTGCCAGGATGTCGGTGATCTGCGCCAGGTTGCCCGAAGCTTCCTTGATCCCCCGCACGAGCGGGACCTCCTCGGCCAGCCGGAGGACCGTCTCCGCCGTCATGTTGAACGACGTGCGCCCGGGGACATTGTAGAGGATGATCGGCAGATCGGCCGCCCCGGCCACGGCCGCCACGTGCGCCCGGAAGCCGTCCTGCGTGGGCTTGTTGTAATAGGGCCCGACGAGGAGCTGCCCGTCCGCGCCGGCGGCGGCCGCCTGCCGGGCAAAGGCGATGCTCCGCCGCGTGTCGTTGTCGCCCGTGCCGACGATGACCGGCACGCGCCCGCCGGCCTGCTCGACGGCGAGATCCACCAGGCGCGCGCGCTCGGTGTCCGTGACCGTGGGGTTCTCGCCGGTGGTGCCGAGCACGACCAGCGCCTCGACGCCGTGGTCGATCTGGTAGTCGATCAGCCGGCGGAAGGCCGCCTCATCGACGGCGCCGTCCGCGGTGAACGGCGTCACGAGCGCCGTGGCCGTTCCGGTGAAAAGGGGTGTACTCATGGCGAAACCGCGTTGTGGATCGTCTGTGGATCGTC
This window contains:
- a CDS encoding 2,3,4,5-tetrahydropyridine-2,6-dicarboxylate N-succinyltransferase encodes the protein MTTDTTTETLPVRVARLRDAFEATEAEAVFSEVLAGLNDGTIRAATRDEDGRWHVHAWVKEAILLGFRLGRLEDFSTGPFAFFDKHTYPPKSLRPEDGVRVVPGGSAIRTGAYVAPGVVCMPPMYVNVGAYVDAGTMIDSHALVGSCAQIGRRVHLSAAVQIGGVLEPVGALPVIVEDDVFIGGGCGLYEGCLVRERAVLAPGVTLTRSTRIYDLVRERIHTARHGVLEVPAGAVVVPGSRPAAGTFAATYGLALYTPVIVKYRDEKTDAATTLESALRERTG
- the dapA gene encoding 4-hydroxy-tetrahydrodipicolinate synthase, with protein sequence MSTPLFTGTATALVTPFTADGAVDEAAFRRLIDYQIDHGVEALVVLGTTGENPTVTDTERARLVDLAVEQAGGRVPVIVGTGDNDTRRSIAFARQAAAAGADGQLLVGPYYNKPTQDGFRAHVAAVAGAADLPIILYNVPGRTSFNMTAETVLRLAEEVPLVRGIKEASGNLAQITDILAHRPASLAVYAGDDEMALPLAALGADGVVSVIANALPGPFGELVRAALAGDLAAARRRHFALLPAMRACFFETNPIPIKAVLAEMGLIAPELRLPLLPAAEPTRRRVLEAFAPFVHAVA